In Ciona intestinalis unplaced genomic scaffold, KH HT001067.1, whole genome shotgun sequence, the sequence aaaatctattTTGAGATGatttttaccttatttttccACTGTTACCTGAAGcacttttgtaaaaactaGTTTCCTAAACGCACTTTAGCAAAACACtgttatttacttttacaCTGTATTTTGAACTGAATTGTTTATTGTAATGCAGTATGGGTTtcctatgaatgaatgtggtttatttatcttcgtgtTGCCaagacattcgttataacacggttgttacCTCGCGCCGTTCACGAGCTACCACCCATGTAATTAGTTGCTGTCTTGACACATACCAGTATAAAGCCTTATCCCTCCATTAGGGTGCAAGCAAGTTACTACCATTTACCCTCGCATAGtagagcaacaacagtcgttagaacacaggtgttctgtttcatacacctcgtgcctgcttacaagtatGTATGTAATTAGTTGAATAGCTGTCTCATTCAAGGAAACCTACACCTACCAGTATCAAGCACTGAAACCGATGTCCTTTACTTGTTAAAAGCAAATAATTACTGAGCCATGGTGCCAAATTGGATATTTCATCACCATTAAAACAATGAGTAACATCTGTTGCATGGAGCTAGAACCTGATACCCCCCTGTCAACAGGAGACTGAAAACCTCAACAAATCAGTTCTGTCCCCATTAAAACAAGAATGTAGTTTCTACAGATAATGTTTATTCAGCATCTCACTTACTCACTGTACATGCATTGTGTTgtcatcatgacatcacaatgagcAGAAGCATGCGTTCACATATTGATCAAGCAGAACACCAGGTTGGGAATTAATTTGCGCCGTTTCCCACCTTGGTGTTAAAACTATACACAGCTACTAGTGTGGAAACATAATGTGAATGTTGAGGCATGAACAATTCCTCTGCTGTGTGGTACACCCTGAAGCTATGACTTCAAGACAAGTATACGACACCAAGCGtgtagtaaaacaaaacaccctcTAAAACCACACATGCAATTAACGCTATACTAGATATATGCAGGAAATCGTGGCTTCCTtagtaaagaaaaagaaaccaCTTCAGGTCATCatgaaaagaaattaaaatttgcagCAGATTTCGCGCTGCTGATAAAATATGCAACAAAAACATcgaacaacataaaataaataagaaatcAATTATATCGCTGGGAATTGTGGCGTAATGGCCATGTTATCCTAGAAGAAACATTAGCTATGTAAGTGTGATTAAGAGATTAAGGGCAGCAGAAATATACAAGtgaaagttattataacagGAATACTAAAACAACCTACAGGTTAATGTATTATACTGTTTCATTGGACGTATACAACTAAATAGTCTTCATTATTTTCTATCGCATGCTATTAGAAAATAGGTATAACCGTGAGATTACTTGCAGATTAATCCTGTTTAATATACACATGTTCACTCAGCctaataataaagtaaaaggACAAAACGAAAGATTTTCTACACAGGTTTGTGGAGAGACCACGTAATaaagtaaagtttttaaatcttgTTGATCTTTTCGCCGACAATAACTGGGTTTTCTTTTCGTATCTTCGCCTGGGCATCGGCTTTGTAATCAAAGCCACAAGCATGTTGGTCTGAGTAACGATGCAGGCTGCAGAATATTTGGCCACATCTGCAGTAGAAACCTACGGAACACAACAACATATTGAAGCAAGTACGGGAATAACAGTCAGGATGAAGTGGTGCGAAATACATAACTACAAAAATTGGGCCCAACAATAATGTAAGTATAGATTGCACCCTAAAATACATAGTGTATAAGAAGCTAaaacacatatggtgtataagATAGAGTTTTCATCTAAAATACATCAATAAACCTCATAGTGCACAAATTTTTAGATgggatttttgtttgttacaaataATAGCAAGTGATCCTTAATTCCTCCATTATATTATCCACGTTTGACACAATGCTTTGCTTTACCATATAAGGCAGTAAGCTTGTAATTTATGCGAGTTTTATGATGTTATTTTGGCGTTTAATGTTTACTACAAAGTACAAACGGACTACTATTTCAAATACAAAGAAATGAAAATGCTCGTTAAAACACCAGACTCTCTCAATAAACCACATCATTTTTGACAagataattattaaaacaatttctaaACCTAAAGCACAAATCATGGAATGTGAAACAACACCTGCGGTATTATTACAATATCTTAAAgccccaaaaaaatattattaaaacaattttttaaataccagtGAAAAACATCAGCATTTTATACCaatttctaaatctttaaGCACAGATCATTGGGTGTTGGACaatatctgtgttataacaatacCTTAAAGCCCAGATAAAAgtaagtattaaaaaatagaaaattttaaGCATGGATTATGCCTATCATGGGTGTAGTATAACTTAGTGATTATAACAAACCACCCACCGGTAAGTCCGAGTCGTTTCCTACACGTCGCGCAACGATTCTTCTTTGGTTTTGAAGGAGAAGACTGACTGTCGTCCAATGAAGTGCTCGCCTCATCAAAACTAGAGTTCTTTAAGAAAGATAAAGTTTaattgcaaaatttaaaaaactataggAGCAGCTGTATAAAAAGTGCCTATTTGTAAAAAGTGTccgatttttgttttttaaatggccTGTATAGGAGTGTCTTTGACATAACTCCAATTGGAGTTCTGTTTAAgcaatttaaatgttaattataacaaatgttCTTTTACTTATGCTACCAGGTTTAATGTAAATGTCCTTCAAGCAGCTCAACTGGTATGAAATCAGTGTTTTTTCCAGAAAAAAAACGcgaacttttttgtttttttacaatgtttacaATTTCAGTAAAAAGCATACGCTGCGATTGTGAAGACTGAAGAGAATCAACTTTGTTTGCATTTCAATCAATCATTGAAATAATTGAAGCTTACCTGTGGTGAAGGTGAAGTGAGGGAGGTCACAGGGTTAGTTGCCGTAGGTATGGAGATAGGAGGGCTGCTGGGGGGCGTGGAGGTACCACTGTAATATAAAGTGAACAATAAGCATACATATAACGGGtattataaatttgttaacaataaacataaagcTTGTGGAGGTAgcactgtattttttttttttaaaggaaaaaaggaacccccccccccccttaaggggggggggggggtttagCGCTAGCTTTTGAAACAGAGGTGACATATTCTATTCCTTTTGggggtaaaaaacaaaataggGGAGAAATATGGTTTAGCACTCAACCACTCAACTCAAACTAAACAGATTTATGCAGGTCAAAACaaaagcagagccaaagtatattgtattcacCACACTAATCAAtaaggttccctatgtttgacaactatgagtgtaactgttaATTTAGAAGCTAAGTTAAGTAACCTTATGGTTGTGGTTGGAACATCATTGGTTGCAAGGGAAGCCATCGCGTTTGCTACTGAACCATCTTGTTTGTCACTGGAAAAGTTAATCTGTTTAACCTACTTCATATAATATGGCATACTAGCCTAGCAGTGTGAATAATCACTTAGGTATACTAATGGTTCAGCTATGTGGGGTGAGTGACAAAAAAGTGATTTGAATTGTTTTACGGTAAGCCCATATTTTAcatgaaaataaatcaaagaaagcaggtaaatataaatggtTCAACTTTGTTAAATGATTGTAGCATTGgtaacaaagtttaaatattcattttccACTtttcacataaaataaataaagcattTTAACATCATTTTATTGTGATTGACATAAGAAGTAAAATAATTCCTAAGTccataatttaatttagtctataattgaaacaaaaataacgcAAATATAAAAGTAGGACTTACATAGTAGTTGCAGATGCTGGCTCTGGTGATTTTGAAGCAAGAGAAACAGCTGGAAAAATATCAACAATCAATAAATATCCAACCACCCATCCCATGGTGCTAATCTTAAAAACGCTACCCCATAAATCCGTAAGCAGATTTATAGCATTAAACATTTTAGTGAGCAAATTTTGTTACGCTTTTATCGACTTAACCTGTTTATTGTCAAATATTTGGCTACATTATTATTGGGTTTACGTCCGAATGTCCCTGCTTTACTTTTGCTATTAATTTTCAAAGtcttttacttaatttaaaaaaatatttttttgaagtcCTAATAAATGTCATTAATGAATATTGCAAGAATTAAATAGAAAGCACCAATGTAAACCATGGTTTAGTGTGTAACAAGGGTGGCTAGTGGCTACAACAATCCCTTAACTTGTTTTGCAGGTTAGAATATACTTGATTGCTACCCAAGTAGGGATAAATAACAAGTACTAGAGGAAGTAAACAGGTTTTAGAAGTTTCATGATTTATTGGCACTTTACAACTTGTTAAGTTTCCTTATGAACAGTTGGTTCACACAAAACCGTGGTAATGGTTTCAATGGCAACCATTGtcttatatatatcttaatatTATGAGTTTGGTTAACTCTTGATTTAGtaaatttggtttaattttgtgaaattgtttcaaactaacaatttttttgggtGATTTTGTTAATGGTAAAACTAGAGTTGTTAGTTTCACTCACACAGAAATAAGTGAGAAGTGGGCACAAAGGTGAATATATACAACAAGTGGTAACAAACATTCACTCAGGTTAGTTCGCCACTTCCTTAACAATTTAACATAACCCCTTTGGTGTTAACAGTTTTCCGCTAATACATTTATAACAGCAAACGTTTAAACTTCCGGAAACGCTGTAAAAGTTAACCTAACACACTACAGTTTATAATTACATATCTTCAAAAACAATAGCGAAGACCAAACTATTAAGACAATATAGAAAAGGGGGAAAAGAATTTCCTAGTTTTTACCTGGTGATTTACGTCCagaattatttttcttttgcaCAGTATCCTTGTAACACATAGAACACATCCCTTCAAACTTGGAGTTCCCATAAAAACCACATCCATTTTTTCTACATAGCTGACCTTGACTTGACTGACTGGGCCCTTCCATACTTGCTGGGAAAATATATTGGTTTTAAGGATCacataacatattatttttatacagtttttaaaatggctCACAACTCTAAAGGATAATCTTAttttgctacaacccagtggtcactaatgggttaactaaattgtcagtcatacagcaAAATAATCCCCTACAAACTTATATCGATGGTAACTTGAAAGCGGGCCTTGAGGTGTATGGATCTGAAAACTCGTGTTATGACTGTTGTTGGGAGGATATAAAAGTGACATACATTTattccgtgacgtcactttaaCTACAGTTTCAGTTTTCAACTTATATGACTgttatgactgttgttttcaacTTATAGTAAACATTGTCAGTCATTTTTTGGGAACAGCAAAAGCAAATTAGGGAAATTTAAATGGAATGCTCCATTTTAAGgcataaattacttttaaaggttttttgaTGAATAATGAAAACTCACGAGCAGTATCCACAAAAACAACGAATATTTAATCAAGtgaacctttttttataatgttcaGGTGGTACTACTAGTTTACTACCACCTAATATACTATTacagaaaaagttaaaactgatCTTAAATGTCATTTTATGCATATAGTCTTTAACATTATACTACGCATACAACATTAAACCAACAATTAGAATGATCTGAATCATGTTAAAGGGGAATtggaacaaaaatattaaatttgtaaatagatACAGATGCTCAAAGTGATTTAAAGTCAtcacaaagtttcaaaaaacgaaaaatccCAATAAATTCGAGTGAATTCCAAGTAAAAATATCATAATTAGCATTCTATTATAGCATTGATTCAgacaaccaaatgggaaatGAGTTTCAAGTCTTATAATCCATAACAAATACATGAATGATATAAGTTCCTTGCATGACCCAAATAAGTGATGCGACTCACCAAATATTCAGGTTATGTTCAAATATTCCAAGGTATTATTCGGATATTTTGTTGCTCCTTTAAAGAACAAACGTAGCGAAACACTACTGTTGCCAAACCCAGCAAAATCAGaggatttttaaacaaaaacactaaGTTTAATACAGATGAAAATTGATACCAATCTTAAAAGtactgaaatataaataacataaatataatatatatatatatgtatagtttaCTTCTGTTTACTCTGAGTAATTGTATGGTGTtattggtgtatttatacattctCATTTCTAGTTCTTTAATTGGAATAATTACACCTTACACCTGTTTAATGACCGATTCCTTTACGTGGAAATCGAGTGATTAAAAACATAGGCACCAGCAAACTGATaatcaatgttttgtttatcaaTAAATATAGAACACAACatcatttacatttattacaataaacaaatataaatcaaatatCCAATAAAtccattttgtaaaataaaataaattattaacagtTAGATTCCAATATAGCAACACAGCATATTAAAAGTGCAGTggttttgttaataaacaagttaaaaaagacATTCACAATAATTCAGaggaattaatttaaaaatatggcaACAATTAGGAATTACTGAACCTACTAAACAaatgaacaaatatattttccaatacCATTCCAAACTTTTagcgttttattgtttaatcaatttacaataatatataatatatataaaacataattctTAAGAACACAAAACGTAACCTTACTAAAGATAACTATAACTATGTATATTCTGACAAACGGAGTTAAACATTATAGATAAACATGGTGACTAACATTAAATAACTATTCTAAACCCTTATACGTTGATGTAAAGCATAACATGACTGCATAGCAAAACTGAAACCGACTAACTGCTTTGTGAAGGTCAGAACAAAGCTATATTATGTACTTGTTGTTTACAGACAATAGTTACGCGTCATGTAAAAATCGCCGCCTTTGTTTCGTACTTGGCAACAAAAATGACTTTTTCTCACTAAGCAAAACTGACTGTAGCCGTAAATAAGCTGCGAATCGTAAAAGTAACGCCTGCAGTTCTACGGTTGTCCAGTTCtttgttaaacataaagaCCCAACCTACGGTTTCCCTGTgacctgtgacgtcacagagtaGCGTCACACAGCGTCAATTCATCGGAATCATAGCGCCGCAACTAATCGAGCACAACGGTGAATTATACATCTCTAGACGTCGACAAAAGCAAAGCTATCGTCTGTTTAAGCTTTATATACGTTAAAATAGTCATATTCTATGTATACGTCAACCCAGTTAGCAAATTCTGCTCTTTTAAAGCAAGTCGATGAAGAATTTGGCACAAGTGAGAGGAATTAATATTACTCTGTTTCGGTGAAGCAAGATAATAAAGTCTTGCGTCAGAGTTATTTTCTCCTTTCATGATTTAGCACACGGTTAGAACATGCACTGATTCGACGTACTGTTGTGTTGTGGTACAGAAATACGCGCATCATTGCGATTAGTAATTACAACTAAGTAATGTATCTTGGTATTGTGGCTAAATTGTCCGTCATGTGCTTGTAAGAATTCAAgctatatacgtggtaactcgtaagcgggcaaggggtgtatgaaatagaccgaccgtgttataacgacagtcataaatatgttacattcaatcattcattaaTAGAAACTTGTGTGTTAAAACTGATCTATACTCTGAACTTTCGTGTCCAAAATTTTCGGTCAAATTAAAGCCGCGACGCCTGTTGGCCGCCGGATGGTAAACAAACTAATCGGTGAAGATTCTACCACGTCGGGTGACGATTCATTGCGTGTATATGATAAAGCGGTACGTCATAGCTCAGTGGGAAATATGTGTGAAACCGCTGTGTGATTTGCCATAACCTAGATTTGATCGAATATATCATTTATACgactaaatgaatgaatacatGTGTGAATCTATCCTAGCGTggtgggcaacaacagtcgttataacacgggtgttctgttttatacactttgtgccagcttacgacgAGTTGTTGcgtatgaaacttatttatccatgctacatggtggggtaacgaccgtcgttataacacgggtgttctgttttatacactttgtgccagcttacaacaAGTTATCGcgtatgaaacttatttatccatgctgcatggtggggtaacgaccgtcgttataacacgggtgttctgtttcacacacatcctgccagcttacgagttcccacgtatgtaacttcgttggtgattatttttttgtgatacTCACTGGACGAGTTAGCAGTTAGATCTTCTCTAGACCTCTTCTGTTCCTTATCGTTCCCCTCGTTACTGCTTGGCCGTTTCATTATTGAATTTGTGAATTAAGAACACCGTTGAATTGAAAACGCACGCTGGGTAAAGGTTTTTATGTGAAAATAAGgcatataaacaattaaatctGGTTTTAGTCGGTCATACATCTAAACCAGTCGCTTAAATGTATGTCTGGATACGTACTTACTTATCATAACGTATTTAACCAGTCCGTTTCCAGGTTTAGCTTTTCCTCATGCTTATTCGGATAAACTGAACGTTATCTTAGCTTAAACAGGCACacacaaatgttttatgtGGTATATTTGTAGGACAGATCAACCTTATACACCCCATTATGTCACAAATGTGTCTGTATATTCACAAAACGTATATTATTACGTACACAGACGTTGTATAAATCATATCCGACCGCAAAGATATGCTTTGCTTTCTGTATATACCTGCTGTAGCTTGTGTGGTAAGGGTTATGCCGCATGTTCATTTCCGTACAACACGTATGGCTGTAACGTAAGCTTGATATACGTCACACACAATTACGTCAAGCCTTCCCGGTAATTGTAATCGACAAAATGTGGCTCCCTTCTTCTTAAGCAGCTCGCCACATTGCATACCATATGTCTTCTAGTTACCGCTTGCTATCGCACTACAGAAAGCATGGTGATACTTTTAGGGTTTCAACAGCTACGCTTTTAAACTGACGTCGTTTTTACGCAAGTTATATCCatggcgtgttttaacgactgtcgtttttcgctgCTTCTCTtcgatgttttaattaatttgatttcccctattgtatttaaaatattacaaccaAAAACAGTTTCTGTCGTTCACACCAAAGccatatatgtttattattaatgagCAAATGTAAGTACACGATCAGAGATAATCTACacatacaacaacaacaacaaccatgCGAAGGTAATTCAAGTTAAATCTCTTGGTGGTAATAATAAGTGCAACGATGACAACTTTAGTACGTAACAAACACACATTGTTGACACGGCAGTACGTCATTTGTACAACACAATATTAACAGGTTAGGTTTTAAGTAAAGGAAATAAGCTTAATACTGGACCATTATGTACATAGAAAACAGGAGTGtcgtttaatataaaatttaacaagtgCTTCTTAAAtgcattaaaactttataaatgcGAATGaatcttaaatataaattttaaatctaagTGCTTCTCAAATGCATTATAAGTGACAGAATCTCACATAAATAATACTGTAATGTGTAATATATGTcaggaaatataaataaaaacattgtgtaatttgtgttttatacaaaataatctCAATTGATGAAAATCCACAGTTGTTAATATTTGGTAGTACGtgtaacaacaaatatatgcATTAAGTGCTGGCAAGCATTACAGAAATTAAGTCGTgcttaaaagtaaacaaagttgATTAATTGtcaacataacataaataatgGGCAAAGCAAAACATGTTTTGATAACTACATTAGAAATATGTATAATACAAAGGAAGTATGATTtaataacacaaaattaaTGTCACTTCTGCTAACTGGCATAACTTAAGATAGATCTTTTAGGCTCctctggtaaaaaaacattaattgtaATGTTTCGTTCGCCAATCGGCGAGACTTAATTAAAGTTTGACGGATATTTAAAGTCTTGCCAAATGGCAGATGGAAGATTGTAGCTAAAAACGATTTTAATTGTATGGAATGACCTTAAAAGATTAGGATTaccagtatccatcttaccccacagtagtgcacggtaaaattaaacatttgatACAAAATGTTGTATGACTTCAAAATGTTGGAGCTAAAAACGATTTAAAAGATTAAgagtacccatcttaccccacagtaatgcACGGTACAGTTGGATTAGTGATGCAAATTCTATGGAATAACCTTGTAAGACTTCCCCACAGCCACAAAAGCGTTGATTGCTCGGTTTATATCTTCCATGGAATGCGAGGCTGAGATTTGAACCCTGATCCGAGATTTTCCGATCGCAACAACAGGGTAACTGAACCCAATGACAAAGATACCTGTAGGAAACGAAAAGTTAAGACTTGTTACATAGGAAACTGCTTACCTAGcagaaaattaataaagttttggCAAACAAAGTTTTGACCAGCAGAGACAgacaaaaaacttaatttcatattttacacAGAAAAACAGTTTCTCAAATACATCAGGCAGTAACAGCAGCAGAAAAAGGCTTTTCATTCaaagcatttatttaaacttttgacATCACCGAACGcggttttagtttaaactgaAATGTTTGAGAAGAAAATCGTACTCTACATATGGACTGTCacttttgtattgaaactgacccTAAAAAAGGTTTAGATTAAAGTTGTTTCTTGGTGGTCTGTATATAAAGAGATAATTATAAGTCATTGTACCTTGTTTAAGCAGATCATCAGCCATGTTCATTGCCAGTTTAGCATCACCCAACATAATGGGGCAAATTGGATGATTATCACCAGCGATTTTAAAGCCTGCTTTTGTCATTTGCTCACGGAAACTGTGAATGCAAAGTTAAGTTAGATCATAATTTATATGCGataattcaaaataataatccccacaaagttatatacacagtaacttgtaagcgggcacgaagtgtatgaaacagaacactagagttataacagctgtcgttgccctgccacgtgAGAATTAAGATACATTCCTTTGTAACAATTCGACCAAAAATCCTGAATCTACAATTGCTAGGCACATATCCTTACTGTGTTGTCTTGTTTTGAATATCAGCCACAAATGAAGAATCTTCACTCAGCATTTCAAATACTTTGCTTGCACATGCTACCACTGGGGGGGGCAAACTGTTGGAGAACAAGAAAGGACGGGATCGGTTACGCAACAAGTCAATCACTTGTTGAGGACCAGTGGTGTAGCCACCTGGAAATCGCATTTACCAACTGTTAGGTTGAGACATTTGAAGCGGGGTTGAAAAATGCAAGCAACAAGTCTGTCAGATTAATGGCAGTAATTGAGCCAAAGAATCTTAGTCatcacaatatttttaaaattttactaaaatccaggatgacattgttaaaatgcagttacttCCATATACACTTTGACTCTGCTTATTTGTATAAAcatctaacagcagggtaaaatctggggtgacattgttaacatacagttacactcatagttgtcaaacatagggaacctcattgattaatgtggtgaatgcaatatactttggctctgcttgtttttataaacacctaacagcagggtaaaaactGGGTGGCATTGATCAAAGTACAAAATGTGTCACACAAACTGACCCGCAGCTCCTCCCAATGCTTTACCAAGCGTTGAATTGATAATTGCAACACGACTCATTACCCCGAGTAACTCATCGGTACCtctggaaaaaataaagtacaaTTTCAGTAATCAGTGGGGATACTATTCTATGGGCTCAAGTTCCTACATAGGACCTCAGGTTTAGGTTGAAGTTAGCATATTACCCCAAACCATAGatgttctattttttatgGGTGAATTCTTACAGCAGAGCAAAGCATGCAatgagacctgagatttacCCCAAAATCAAGGATGATATACCCTATaaaggaccactgggttggagcaatgctATTTACTGTCttggccaaggacacatacgtccatcATTATAAAGCATTGAAACCTGTAACCTTTGGAAAAGCACCAAACACTAAGCAACAACTCCATAGAGTTACGTAAATTACCTTCCAGTTTTGCCCAGGAATCCAGTGGCATGGCATTCATCAATGAACACAAGAGCATTGTATTTATCAGCCAGATCACAGATAGCAGGCAGTGGGGCGACATCTCCATCCATGGAGAAAACACCATCAGTGACTATGAGACGGTTTCGGAATTTCTAAAACAGAaaccaaacttaaaataagttgtaaatttttaaaaaaataagttgttttaaaaacatggcAACCCATAGAGAAAATACTTTTGCACAGTGCAGTATTAGGCATTGgccaaataatattttgaatacaCTTTGCATTCTTAATCAATGttgttttctatgtttaacaactatgagtgtaattgtattttaacaatgtcaccccagatttttgTACAAATGCAAAAACCTGGACATCCATTACACCATGGTACaggtagttttaaaacatgggtaATCTAACTAAAGGTTAACCACCTGTGAATCTTTAAGTTTTTCCTCCAAGTCCACCATGTCTAGATGTTTGAACCGATATTTGTTAGCTTTACACAATCGTATCCCATCTATGATGGAAGCATGGTTTAACTCATCCGATAAAACGGCATCTTCCTGGAAAATATGAAGTCagctgtaaatattctgttactttagCAGGTATAATAAGAATAGTCTTTGattggctcatctggtataaaaaacgttatttttttCCATGAAAGGTTGGAATATTTTACGCTACAAATATCAAGAACAGCAAATGAGAGCAGAGTATTATTTGTATGGCTTGACCATGAAGATATATTTTGAAGTGAAATGCCATGTAATAGGACTTATAGAAAAAGCCTACTAAAACATTTGCTTATGGAAACTATTATATGATGATTATCCCATACAACTACTTACATTAGAAAGCAAGGTTTCAAATATTCCTGCGTTTGCATCAAAGCAGCTTGCGTACAAGATCGCATCCTCACGTTTATGGAACTCAGCAATTTGTTTCTCCAACTTTTTATGAATGGTTTGAGTACCACAGATAAACCTTGTATgaataaggtttaaaaaacacagacaaagcaatataaaaaaaaaataagatacCAAATCACCAAAATTatatggtgtataaa encodes:
- the LOC100183933 gene encoding AN1-type zinc finger protein 5 isoform X1, giving the protein MKRPSSNEGNDKEQKRSREDLTANSSTSMEGPSQSSQGQLCRKNGCGFYGNSKFEGMCSMCYKDTVQKKNNSGRKSPAVSLASKSPEPASATTIDKQDGSVANAMASLATNDVPTTTISGTSTPPSSPPISIPTATNPVTSLTSPSPQNSSFDEASTSLDDSQSSPSKPKKNRCATCRKRLGLTGFYCRCGQIFCSLHRYSDQHACGFDYKADAQAKIRKENPVIVGEKINKI
- the LOC100179233 gene encoding 2-amino-3-ketobutyrate coenzyme A ligase, mitochondrial-like encodes the protein MLAIRRLYPKLNIPFSHRCLSVTTRQSSVALNSLRNQLDVELEAIREAGLWKTERVITTKQGSNIGVENTEGKILNFCANNYLGLSSNPKVIQAGIEALDEFGAGLSSVRFICGTQTIHKKLEKQIAEFHKREDAILYASCFDANAGIFETLLSNEDAVLSDELNHASIIDGIRLCKANKYRFKHLDMVDLEEKLKDSQKFRNRLIVTDGVFSMDGDVAPLPAICDLADKYNALVFIDECHATGFLGKTGRGTDELLGVMSRVAIINSTLGKALGGAAGGYTTGPQQVIDLLRNRSRPFLFSNSLPPPVVACASKVFEMLSEDSSFVADIQNKTTHFREQMTKAGFKIAGDNHPICPIMLGDAKLAMNMADDLLKQGIFVIGFSYPVVAIGKSRIRVQISASHSMEDINRAINAFVAVGKSYKVIP
- the LOC100183933 gene encoding AN1-type zinc finger protein 5 isoform X2 gives rise to the protein MEGPSQSSQGQLCRKNGCGFYGNSKFEGMCSMCYKDTVQKKNNSGRKSPAVSLASKSPEPASATTIDKQDGSVANAMASLATNDVPTTTISGTSTPPSSPPISIPTATNPVTSLTSPSPQNSSFDEASTSLDDSQSSPSKPKKNRCATCRKRLGLTGFYCRCGQIFCSLHRYSDQHACGFDYKADAQAKIRKENPVIVGEKINKI